A segment of the Synechococcus sp. CBW1002 genome:
GCAGCAGGGCTGTCGGCCGATCCGCCAGGCGTTTGTGGGCACGCTGCATCGGGTTGTGGAGCTGGGCTGCCAGCGCGGCGAGCGAACGCCGTGGGCCAAGACGGTGCGTACCTGCCATCAGTTGCTGCAAGTGAGCGATGGCCTCTGGACCTTCCTGGAGATTGAAGGGATCGAGCCCACCAACAACGCAGCCGAGCGTGCCCTGCGCCATTCGGTGATTCAGCGCAAGATCAGCCATGGCGTCCAATCCCGCCAGGGTGCAATCTGCCGCAGCAGGTTGCTCACGGTCACCACCAGCCTGCGGCAACAGGGCCGTGATATCTGGCAGTTCCTGGAGCAGGCCTTGATCGCCCATCATCGTGGCGGTGAGATGCCATCGCTGTTGCCGAATCCCTGAGCCGGCCGTCATCGATCGTGGTGTCTGTGGTCGCTTGGTGATCAGCGATCAAGGGCGGTGAATGCTGCGCGGCTGCGTCACGGCCCCTGAACGGATACAGAAATCCAGCCTTCACTCCCACCGGGGTGGCGGCCCAATCGGCTTCTGAAATCCCGGCCGGTGGGGTGGTCATCGCAAGGAGTCTCTTACTGAGATGCAACCAGGAATCAAGCCACCGTCAAGGGTTCAGCAAGCCCGATGTTCGTTGCGAGCTGTCCCGACTCCTGAACGGGTACTCCCCAGGTTGACTGCCTGGATCTTGATAGTCCGAGCCGGCAAGCTCTGTCATCAATGATTGTGCCGCAAGCTCGCAGGCCCTGATCTTCTCTGAATAGGTGTCAAAGAGCTCAACTGCGATCTTCAAAGAGAACAAGTGATCGTCTTGGTAGTTCCCCTCAAGAGCAGCCGCAATTGTTGCCGCGCTCTCCTTGCAGCGTCTGTCTCGGAGAGAAGCGAGTCTTTCGGGGTCCCTCTCACCTGAAAGTATGGCATCGATGATTCGCCTACCGGTTAGTCCGCTGATATCTCTGACAACATGATGAAGCTGAAGATTCATAAGCATCAGCGCCTTCTGGATGTGTTGCTGATGAGACGAGCGGTATCGAACAAGTTGATCACGCTGCCGCAGATATGAGCGTAGTTCTGTGATTTTTTGGTCTGGACGAAAGCTTGCTCTCACCAGGCCGTAGCTGTGGAGCTGCTGAAGCCATTGTGCATCGTTGATATCCGTCTTGCGGCCCGGAACATTCTTGGCGTGCCTGGCATTAACAAGAAAGACGTCAATGCCTTTGCCAGAGAGAATCTCGTAAAGCGGAACCCAGTAGATTCCAGTGGACTCCATGGCAATGGTGCTAATTCCAACTGCCAGCAGCCATTCGGCGAGTGCGATTAGATCCTTTGTGAAGCTTGAAAACTTGCGGACGGGATTCGGATCAAGCTCGACAGGAACAGCAACAACGTGGAATCTACTGCCGACATCAATTCCAGCGGAACGAGGGTTAATGACTTTCAGACGAGCTCGGCGCTTGCCTGCTGAAATTGGTTCTCCCATGGCTTAAGGACTCACTAGGTGATCGGGAGGGCATCAGGCAGGATTCGCGCACTAAAATCAGCAAATTCCTAATCGGGATCGGCCGACTAACTCATTGGTCAGTCGAGCCGTCGCCAGGGCAGGGAGCGCAATTCGAATCCCAGGCCACGTTTGCTTTCGGGGTCAGGCCTCCAAAGATGTCATCGGCCATGGCCCGATGTCCTCATGACCAGAGTGGCAAGGGCGCTCTGGCTTGGCCGTGGGTGTTTCGGGCGCGAGGGCGTACGCGCGTACTGGTTCGTTTGCTGACACTGGGGGAGGTAGCAGACGATGACGACCATGATGATCCTGATTCCAGAGGAGGAGGCGCTCAGCTGGAACTTGATACGTTGATCAAGCCTGCTGACTGGCCAGAAGGAAAGAATTGGGGCACTCTCACGATTGATGCCAGTTGCACTCCTGCCGACATTACCTATCCCAGAGACCTCAGGCTCCTCAACGAGGCTCGCACAACGACCGAGCGAGTCATTGATGATCTGTGCACTCAGTCATCGGGATTCAGGAGACATCGACCTCGCTACGACCGTGGCCTTGCTCGTGCTCATTTCCTGAGAGTGGCGAAGCAAAAACGGCCACGCCGCCGAAAAGTGAAGGCTGCCATTAAACATCAGCTTGGATATGTGCGGCAGAATCTCAAAGCCATTGATGCTCTGATCGGCCGTGGGGCAAGGCTTTCTGAGCTCAAGAGGCATTGGTGGCAGAAGTTGTTGGCCTGCAGCGAGTTGGAGCGGCAGCAGGGCCTTCTGCTCGCCTCTCAGACCAACAGCATTCCAGACCGCCTGGTGAACCTTGTGCAGACCCATATCCGCCCAATGGTGCGAGGCAAAGCACGTGCTGCGGTGGAGTTTGGTGCCAAAATCAGTGTTTCGGTTCAAAACGGCTTTCCGTTCTTGCACCGCATCAGCTGGAACCCCTACAACGAAGGAGAAGACCTGATCGCTCAGGCGGAAAAATACAAGCTGGATACAGGATCTTACCCAGAGCGCATCTGCGCCGACCGGATTTATATCACGGCCAAGAATAGGCATTTCTGCATGAGGAACGGTATTCGTCTCTCCGGCAAGCGATTGGGCCGCCCGCCCAAGGATCCTGATGTCACCACTGCACACAAGCAGCAGCTCCGATCTGATCAAGCTCGACGCAATGAAGTGGAAGGCGTCTTTGGCTCTGGAAAGCGCAAGTATTCCCTGGATCTGATCATGGCTCGTCTACCAGCTGGTGCCGAATCCTCCATCTCGATGGCCTTTGTCGTGATGTGCGCGGAAAAGGTCTTGAGGCTGCTGCGCCTCTTTTTTGCCCTTCTTTTTGGGTGGATCTACAGCTTTCTTATGGCCTGGTCAGCGATCAGAGCGCCTGCGGTCATCTGCAAGCCAGCCTTTTGAGATCTGGCCCACTTGATGTCACTGCGCTTGCCGGCCTGATTAACGCGAAGCAAACGGACGAATTCGGCGCGGATGGGCCGAGAATCTTTTTCAGGAGTGAGGTGGTCTGGCTTTTCTGGACAGGCCCCATCGTTAACCTCTGAGGCGGGGTACCGCCCCTGAAAGGGGCTCCCACCGATGAGCA
Coding sequences within it:
- a CDS encoding IS110 family transposase gives rise to the protein MGEPISAGKRRARLKVINPRSAGIDVGSRFHVVAVPVELDPNPVRKFSSFTKDLIALAEWLLAVGISTIAMESTGIYWVPLYEILSGKGIDVFLVNARHAKNVPGRKTDINDAQWLQQLHSYGLVRASFRPDQKITELRSYLRQRDQLVRYRSSHQQHIQKALMLMNLQLHHVVRDISGLTGRRIIDAILSGERDPERLASLRDRRCKESAATIAAALEGNYQDDHLFSLKIAVELFDTYSEKIRACELAAQSLMTELAGSDYQDPGSQPGEYPFRSRDSSQRTSGLLNP
- a CDS encoding transposase, which translates into the protein MIKPADWPEGKNWGTLTIDASCTPADITYPRDLRLLNEARTTTERVIDDLCTQSSGFRRHRPRYDRGLARAHFLRVAKQKRPRRRKVKAAIKHQLGYVRQNLKAIDALIGRGARLSELKRHWWQKLLACSELERQQGLLLASQTNSIPDRLVNLVQTHIRPMVRGKARAAVEFGAKISVSVQNGFPFLHRISWNPYNEGEDLIAQAEKYKLDTGSYPERICADRIYITAKNRHFCMRNGIRLSGKRLGRPPKDPDVTTAHKQQLRSDQARRNEVEGVFGSGKRKYSLDLIMARLPAGAESSISMAFVVMCAEKVLRLLRLFFALLFGWIYSFLMAWSAIRAPAVICKPAF